A single Sporosarcina sp. FSL W8-0480 DNA region contains:
- a CDS encoding helix-turn-helix transcriptional regulator — MAIIINIDVMLAKRKMSVTELSEKVGITMANLSILKNGKAKAIRLSTLEGICKALDCQPGDILEYQSDEE; from the coding sequence ATGGCGATTATTATAAACATTGACGTGATGTTAGCGAAAAGGAAAATGAGTGTTACTGAACTATCGGAGAAGGTTGGGATTACGATGGCCAATCTCTCCATTTTGAAAAATGGCAAGGCGAAGGCAATCCGGTTATCGACGCTCGAGGGGATCTGCAAGGCGTTAGACTGTCAGCCAGGCGATATTTTGGAATACCAAAGTGATGAAGAGTAA
- a CDS encoding DUF2975 domain-containing protein yields the protein MKRETLFLKLAVILMGAPIAAICIFVVPNIAEFAAELYPTMPYLKYLVLIDLYAAAIPFYFALHQAFKLLGFIDKGEAFSDLSVKALKNIKYCAFIICGVYVIGMPLFYLMAEMDDAPGIILIGLVIIFASFVIAVFAAVLEKLLTHAIEIKSENELTV from the coding sequence ATGAAACGTGAAACACTCTTTTTAAAGTTGGCTGTTATTCTAATGGGAGCTCCGATTGCAGCCATTTGTATATTTGTCGTTCCAAATATCGCTGAATTTGCGGCGGAGCTTTATCCAACAATGCCTTATTTAAAGTATCTTGTATTGATTGATTTGTACGCGGCGGCAATCCCTTTTTACTTTGCATTACATCAGGCCTTTAAATTGTTAGGATTTATCGATAAAGGAGAGGCCTTTTCGGATTTGTCCGTAAAAGCTTTAAAAAATATCAAATACTGTGCATTTATTATCTGTGGCGTATACGTGATAGGCATGCCACTCTTTTATCTCATGGCGGAAATGGATGATGCGCCGGGCATTATATTAATCGGGTTGGTTATCATCTTTGCTTCGTTTGTCATTGCGGTTTTTGCAGCTGTACTCGAAAAACTGCTGACACATGCCATTGAAATTAAATCAGAAAATGAACTTACGGTCTGA